The stretch of DNA AATTTAGCTAACATAAAAAAAGATATATATAGTAACTAAGTAAGATTTACTAGTGTTTTGGAAAGAGGTGAAAATAAATGGCCGCAAAGTCAATGAAGGAACTTCAAAAAGAGGTTGATACATACATTGGGCAATTTAAGGAAGGTTATTTTAGTCCTCTTGCTATGCTTGCTAGACTGACTGAAGAGTTAGGAGAGTTAGCTAGAGAAATAAATCATTACTATGGTGAGAAACCAAAAAAATCAAGTGAAACTGAAAAGGCGATTGAGGAAGAGCTTGGCGATCTTCTTTTTGTAATCATCTGTTTAGCTAATTCCTTACATATCGATCTAGAAGAGGCTCATGATATGGTCATGAATAAATTCAATACAAGGGACAAGGACCGCTGGACAAAAATTAATCAGGATAATAGGGAGTGAAGAAGATGAGTAAAGTTAAGATAATTATTGCTGGCCCCCGTGGACGTATGGGGAGTGAAGCTGTAAAGCTTGTAACAAATACAGAACAGTTTGAACTAGTAGCGGTACTTGATCATAAATTTGATGGAATGATGCTTAGTGATATTGAGGGGTTTCAATCAATTTCAAGTGTGCCCGTATATACAGACATTGTGAAATGTCTGGAAACCATAGAAGCAGATGTGTTAATTGATTTAACTACTCCAGAAGTTGGTATGTACCATGCCAAAACAGCCCTAGAATATAATGTCCGCCCAGTCGTGGGTACAACAGGTTTTTCCAAAGGGAATTTAGATGAATTACAGCAAATTTGTGAAGAAAAGAAATTAGGTTGTATTATCGCACCAAATTTTGCAATTGGTGCAGTTTTAATGATGAAGTTTTCGCAGATGGCTGCTAAATACTTTAACGATGTCGAAATTATTGAAATGCATCATGACCAAAAACTTGATGCCCCCTCTGGTACTGCAGTAAAAACAGCTGAGATGATCTCTGCTGTAAGAGCGGCAAAGAGACAGGGACATCCAAATGAAAAGGAAACACTACCTGGTGCACGCGGTGCAGAATTTGATGGGATGCACGTGCATTCTGTACGATTGCCTGGATTGGTTGCACATCAGCAGGTTTTATTCGGTTCAGATGGTCAGACGTTAACCATTCGCCATGACTCTTACAACCGCAGCTCATTTATGTC from Bacillus sp. SLBN-46 encodes:
- a CDS encoding nucleotide pyrophosphohydrolase, which codes for MAAKSMKELQKEVDTYIGQFKEGYFSPLAMLARLTEELGELAREINHYYGEKPKKSSETEKAIEEELGDLLFVIICLANSLHIDLEEAHDMVMNKFNTRDKDRWTKINQDNRE
- the dapB gene encoding 4-hydroxy-tetrahydrodipicolinate reductase, translating into MSKVKIIIAGPRGRMGSEAVKLVTNTEQFELVAVLDHKFDGMMLSDIEGFQSISSVPVYTDIVKCLETIEADVLIDLTTPEVGMYHAKTALEYNVRPVVGTTGFSKGNLDELQQICEEKKLGCIIAPNFAIGAVLMMKFSQMAAKYFNDVEIIEMHHDQKLDAPSGTAVKTAEMISAVRAAKRQGHPNEKETLPGARGAEFDGMHVHSVRLPGLVAHQQVLFGSDGQTLTIRHDSYNRSSFMSGVKVAVESVMKNPSFVYGLENILE